A window from Piliocolobus tephrosceles isolate RC106 chromosome 11, ASM277652v3, whole genome shotgun sequence encodes these proteins:
- the FTCDNL1 gene encoding formiminotransferase N-terminal subdomain-containing protein isoform X1 has product MSSSRVGLRLAACLLNISEARRKYVVENIAKAALLDKNGKKHPQVSVLNIFSNQDYNRSVITIAASVDKLGSSVLAACLEAFQAIDMEVQEGIHPCLGAVDLIPIYPLSGVTVEECGVVARMDKCNQA; this is encoded by the exons ATGTCTTCTTCCAGAGTAGGGCTCCGTTTGGCTGCCTGTTTACTAAACATTTCAGAAGCCAGAAGAAAATACGTTGTTGAGAACATAGCAAAAGCAGCTCTTCTTGACAAAAATG GAAAGAAACATCCTCAAGTGTCAGTGctcaatatattttctaatcaAGACTACAATAGATCAGTCATTACAATAGCAGCTTCTGTTGATAAGTTGG gcaGTTCTGTTCTGGCTGCCTGCCTAGAGGCCTTCCAGGCTATCGATATGGAAGTTCAAGAGGGAATCCACCCTTGCCTGGGAGCAGTGGACCTGATTCCGATTTACCCTCTCTCTGGAGTCACAGTGGAAGAGTGTGGAGTGGTGGCCAGAA
- the FTCDNL1 gene encoding formiminotransferase N-terminal subdomain-containing protein isoform X2, with protein sequence MSSSRVGLRLAACLLNISEARRKYVVENIAKAALLDKNGKKHPQVSVLNIFSNQDYNRSVITIAASVDKLVDKCNQA encoded by the exons ATGTCTTCTTCCAGAGTAGGGCTCCGTTTGGCTGCCTGTTTACTAAACATTTCAGAAGCCAGAAGAAAATACGTTGTTGAGAACATAGCAAAAGCAGCTCTTCTTGACAAAAATG GAAAGAAACATCCTCAAGTGTCAGTGctcaatatattttctaatcaAGACTACAATAGATCAGTCATTACAATAGCAGCTTCTGTTGATAAGTTGG